Below is a window of Littorina saxatilis isolate snail1 linkage group LG2, US_GU_Lsax_2.0, whole genome shotgun sequence DNA.
ATTTAAAGTTTGAACTTGAAGTTGAAAGGTTGTCACTGTCAGAAATAATTAAATCTACTTAACTCCTGGTAGTACTACAgtgttattaaaaaaaaaccacacacacacacacacaagacagtaCCTTGAGTAAGTTCATCTAAAATCTGTGGTCTTTAGTTTAAGAGTTTAACGTAGTGGCTTCGGTTAGACTTTTTTTTGACAGCGTTTAATTATCATTTAATGTACGCCTACACAGACACAGTACATTGCTACTAGTACTGCTAGTGCTACTACTTTTTGAACTAGATTTTCATTTTAaaatagatacacacacaagacagtaAGTTCATCAAACGTCTGTGGTCTTTAATGTAATGAATGGCGAGGGTAATACTTGTTGAAAACAAGAGTTCCTCATCCTGAGTATAACCATCTCAAGTTTTTCCCAGGGCCAGCCTTTCTCATTTGAATTTTGATATATGATGCTTCCAATCAAATTAAACATGTACATATTTATTTGAGGGAGAAAAGCTTGTCAGTTTCTTGTAACTTGTAAGTAAAGGAATTCATGGTGAAAATGCCACTGAAATTCAATAGATTTTACCccaaaattcttttttttttcaaaaacgtgcaCCAAGTGGTTAGGTCCCTTGAATGAAAAGTGATAATTTTGGGATGAAGCAAATTTTTTAAGTTAAAACTTAAATTAAAATGCAATTTTTTCTGAATGCATTACTCAATTAGAGTTTAGACcccggcgtatggctgcctaaatggcggggtaaaaacggtcatacacgtaaaattccactcatgcaaaaacacgagtgtacgtgggagtctaagcccatgaacgaaggagaagaagaagagtttaGACCCCATACATGTGTGTAAAGTATCATCAGTAATTTGTAAGGGAGGGGGTTTAGTCAGTTTGGAGTTTATCACTTTATGCGAGATCAACAAGGCCGGTAAAAAAAGGCAGGTCGGGGAGAAACTTGAGATCATGACACCTGCAATTACACTAGAAACTCTAGTATTAGAAATGGAAAAAAAGCTAACATTTAATCTTATTACAGGTCATACAGAAAGCGCAGCTCCTCGCGGGAACGCAGCAAGAACTTAAAGAAGAGACGAAGCAGATCAAGGAGTACAGAGCGGAATCGCAGGTCAAGGTCAAGAGACAGATCACGACGTTCGCGATCCAGAGACAAAAAGCGGAGCAGGTCTCGTGACAGAAAGGACAAAGAATCCAAAGACAAGTCAAAACGCAGACGCTCAAGAtctacagacagagacaaagatcaTTCTAAAAGGTGAGTCTTGAATTGATGCTTAATGTATTACTTTAAAACTTGGGAACAGGAAAGAGTCATTATAAAGTATAATTAATAGTAAAACTTAAAGACAAATTGAAAAAGTTGAATATGTAAGACAATTTTGACATACACAGTGTGCTTTTGGAacttaaaggcgatgcaactttcacggtgaccacattataaaacatcagaaattgtgaaagaaacaattgaaagtcagcagagactttcttccgagatttgttaaaatctcttagcagagaaatagaaaaaagtcgcgtaaggcgaaaatacaatatttagtcaagtagctgtcgaactcacagaatgaaactgaacgcaatgccatttttcagcaagaccgtatactcgtagcatcgtcagtccaccgctcatggcaaaggcagtgaaagtgacaagaagagcggggtagtagttgcgctaagaaggatagcacgcttttctgtacctctctttgttttaactttctgagcgtgtttttaatccaaacatatcatatctatatgtttttggaatcaggaaccgacaaggaataagatgaaagtgtttttaaattgatttcgaaaaaataattttgataataatttttatatatttaattttcagagcttgtttttaatccgaatataacatatttatatgtttttggaatcagcaaatgatggagaataagataaacgtaaatttggatcgttttataaatttttatttttttttacaattttcagatttttaatgaccaaagtcattaattaatttttaagccaccaagctgaaatgcaataccgaagtccgggcttcgtcgaagattacttgaccaaaatttcaaccaatttggttgacaaatgagggcgtgacagtgccgcctcaactttcacgaaaagccggatatgacgtcatcaaagacatttatcaaaaaaatgaaaaaaacgttcggggatttcatacccaggaactctcatgtcaaatttcataaagatcggtccagtagtttagtctgaatcgctctacacacacacacagacacacacacatacaccacgaccctcgtctcgattcccccctctacgttaaaatatttagtcaaaacttgactaaatataaaaagtatcccttcacagacagcctattgggagcatcagaccctcctcaagggtgaccgagatttacaatgcaaagtccctttgtgggggacgtatcacaaggaaacctagtcctgaggaggaccattgtttttgtacctagaccagacacgtgtttcgacactattgtgtctcatcagtggtcaagtggtactaagaagcaaaccactctctgaatggtagcttctgttggcatgggagactaccctcatctgacaaccccaaggggatatctgtgaagggaaacactttgatttaaggccaaagtgtggaattgatatttattaagaaagaatttagaaatttagacaagttttaaccaagaaatatataatatatatatataatatatatatatatatatatatagagagagagagacagagagagagagagaatttgtcATTGAAGAAGGTTGTCGGAATGTTTATCAAAAGTTCATGAGCATGAAGATGTCTAAATCTTAGTGTATCTTCTCTATTGATCTTCGAATTAATCAGTGTGCActctttgtttattttttacacCCAGGACGTTATGACAAACCGTTTTAGTATCAGAATCATGCATTTTGGATTCCTAGCTTGTGTAGTTTGAGAATGTGAAAATGTATTGTGCATGATTTATattttacacaaacattgtTACAGTATCTATGACAAAAAACCCATttcaaaatgaaatgaaactttCCGGAGTCATTATTGTTTTGGTAAAGTATCTCATTCCGAAATAATGCAAATTATTATCATTTTGGTTTATTATGTGTATTATTTACAGCAATTTTATAAACTGATCAAGCTCTCTATTTATATCTTTAAAATAATCTGTGTTTCATTGTGAAATGATAATTCTAATAGTAATATTCTGTGTTGCAGCAGCAAAGACAGTCATTCTCATAGTCACGCTCACAGAAGCAGAAAGTCGCACACCCCTGAGCGCAAAATAGCGCACAGAGAAGGAGCCATCACTGTTAAAGATGAGCCAATCAGCAAGGTATGTACACTGATAATGAGAGTGGGAGAAAGAGAGTCCTACAGTGCTGTTGATCTGGGGTTTCGGGTGATAGCAGTTAGCATTCATGAAtactcttgttttgtttttattgttagcTCTAATCAGAAAGCTTAACCTCATTTGTTTTCAGTTTGTTTGAGACTTTAAACATATGTAGGGCCAACTTTTTGATTTACGCGAGTGCATTTATTATTGTGACTTGTATGAGCAGCTTACAATTAAATGTTGCAACTTTGCCTAAAATGAATGTGTCATTCATGGGAATTGTGTTGACTTATTCTGAAGCAAGTTTTACTGTTATAATAAACTTGTTACTACAGGTTTTGCTCCGTGGACTTTCAGCACATGCCAGTGCGTTTAATAAATATCAGGTTTATTGTTGGACTCACGGCATATAACAACAATTACTTTGATAAAATTAATCTGTGGATGGAACTGTTATGTGATTatttactcttttttttaattcaaatcacAACTTTTATGAATAGTCTTTGACCTTGGCAGGAAGAAGAGCAGAAACATTTGGAAGAGGAGATGCAGAAGCGTCGGGAGAGGATAGAAAAGTGGCGGCAGGAGCGTAAAAAGCAGCAAGAACTGGTGCCCATCAACATTGCCATGCCGACCAAACAGTGGACGCTggaggatgaggatgatgatgatgaggaagaGGAGGCCAAGAACAACGGGGGTGACCCTGACGAGGAAGTGGACCCTCTGGATGCTTACATGCAGGTGAGGATGGGGTCTCCTTTTGTCATCGTGATCTCTCATAAAGTCAGTGTGGTTTAAAACTCTGTGAATGAAATGAGAAGACTACAATGAAAccacctgccccccccccccccccccccacccctttttaAGCCCTCGAATTTATGActtccttctttttaagaccttgatttttaaattttttcttgcagcctctgtaaatgtacctctatttttagactccctccttttcaagacatgattttctctcCGGTTTTAGAGGTTGAAAGGGGGGGGCGGGGGCACTGTACTGAATTACGTCAATAAAGTAATTGCGCTGATGAGAAATTTGATGCGAGTGAGATTGTGTACCTCAGGCAAGGGCACTAATTCTAGTAGCATGAAGTATGTTGATATGGTTTTGTAATACTGAACAATATCAGCAGGTTAAGTGGCCGCTTTTAGGTGCTGAAGGTACGTTTTTTTGCATCAACAACTAAGGTATACTGTGATGATTTACATCAGTTCTGAAGGTAAGTTCAGTATTGATGTTTGAACATTTCAGTGCATGGATCGCCGATTCTTGCCTCAGTTCACTGTTGTCACTAATTATTTGCTGTGTTTTTATATTTCAGAGTGTGAATGAAGAAGTAAAACCAGTGGGACCCGATAAGCAAGATGCTGATGTGAGTTCATCTGTGCTAATATCACATTTAATGTGAATCAGTTTTATCAAGCCacatttttttgttcttgtcattttcatCGTTTCTGTAGCCAAGAAATCTATGAGTTCATATGAAATAACGAACACATTGCGAGGAGCACTATGAGCGCCATTCTTCAAAGTTTAAACAAGCTGGTGCTACTATTTAGTAAAGCATCATTGGGAGTACAGATACAAATAAAACTTGAATGCTGTTGTCTATCATCTTATTTTACTCATCAGGATAAGAGTAATtacagacacaaactgtttgTCCTGCAAGTTTAAAAGACTAAGGAGTGCACACTACAAATGCTCACAGTACGTTAAAGTGTATATTGTTTGAAAGACATTTTGCTTTATCTAATCGCGAGTTCAAAATTGAATATTtttattgaacaaaaacagTTTCCAGAATGTTACTTATAGTACTATAATAAAAGATTTTTGGTTATTTGACAGGCGATAGACAAGGTTCAGTTTGTGACAGCGATTGTCAAGAAAAAGGTGGACCCCAGCAAGACTAAGGGAGAGTTGATGGAAAGCAATGCTGATGCAATGGAAGTGAGTTGTCTTTTATTAAGTCATGTTTTTATCTttattgcattttgttttatttggggGGGCTATTGTTTTAATGAAGCAGTTAGGATGATAACTGCTGACATACTTTCTAACATGATTGTGACTTTGTGCaacaatttgttgttgttgttattttgcgtGGTCGTCTCTTTTGTTGATTTGCCTGAATGCATTTTGACAGGAATAGATTGAAGTTGTGTTTTGGTATATTGATAGTGTTTGTAATTTATTGCTTGctgtcttttcttttgtcatcAGTATTCTtctgaggaagaggaagaagactTGGACATGCTCATGATggcaaagaaaaagaaggtaTGTTAACCATTGTAGCATGGAGGAGTTCCCTTTTTGGTCACAGTTTCATTTGTAACTCTTTAAAGAGAGGCGTGAAAAAACATGGAatgatttttcattttcataactttattgtcctattgctgggaaattcgggtcacttccttCCGGcggaaagctagtagcaacagagtggcgctacccaggtgtgtgcgtgtttaggtgtaatcagctacctgcacttatggcagaacgaccgaggtcttttacgtgcaacACCGGTGACACAgaggtggaacatggatacgaACCcttgaccctaggatcacaagtccagtgttctaccaaccccctccccctccccccgggtAGAAGCATGTACATTAGATTTAGTTAGAGTTCAACAAACTAATACCTTTATCaggggtgagggtggggggtAAAGCTGTTAAAAAGTGTCAACAATTTGCTTGTGCCGTCAGTCTGGTGGAGTGAAATGCAATGCTTAAACTCAATATACATTGTTTGGCctctgttgtgtttgtttttattaattgtGCTTGCTGTGCTGCTCATTGCATAGTAAACTTAGTTAATATGTATATATTGTACTGTGAACTCAAATGTCACTTTttcgtgtgttttcttttcaggAATTGAATCTTGTGGACCATGACAAAATCTACTACGCTCCATACAGGAAGAACTTCTACGTTGAAGTTCCAGAGATCGCAAATATGACAGCAGAAGGTATGACTccttttgaatttcctttatTCAGGATGGGAACAATGCCCACAcaaactttgttgttgtttatagtTTGCTTTCAACTTTAAGTGGTAGTTAATACTGCTAATTGAAGCAAAGGAGGTATCGCTAGAAAGACCAATGCCAACAATAAAACAGGAGCGGAGGACATACAGGTTTCTGTTCAAGCAAAACATAATTAAAAACGGAAGTTACGTTTCCCAAAATGTAATGAttatttggagagaaaaaaagagtatGTTGTTGAGTGTACAGACAGGATAGAAGCAGTTAGTTCTTGATCATTTTGCTATTAGTCAGATATTTAATTTTTCTTTACACCAGTAAAAGATTCAGAAGATAATGCATTGCCAGCTGTATGCGCAGTTCTGTTTTACAGTGGAGACTTTAAAATGTGTTCAAATCATTCTTGCTTGGGGTCTGCCTTGTGTTAATCTCAATGCTAGCTGATGCTGCACACTTTCTAATCTTTCTTGTGAATTCCAGTTGTTTTTTATTGTTGCAAACTTAACAATGGCTGTTTGTTCTTGACAGATAGTTTGACTTGTATTTGTATTAGAtaaggctttttttctttctgtgtgtgtgtgtgtgtgtgtgcgcgcgcgcacacatttGTGACATTAAtcaatatttatttttgatttgtatTTGCAGAAGCGGAAGTGTTGCGTGCAGAGATGGAGGGGATAAAGGTGAGAGGTAAGAATTGCCCCAAACCTATTCGCACATGGGCGCAGTGTGGTGTCAACAAGAAGATTCTGGATGCTATGAAGAAGTAAGTGAAGTAGTCTAAACCTTTTAAATTTTGTATAATATTAAATACAAAATGTGAGTAGTCAAATatgaagtcttcttcttctgcgttcgtgggctgaaactcccacgtacactggtgtttttgcacgagtggaatcttacgtgtatgaccgtttttaccccgccatttaggcagccatacgccgcttttggaggaagcatgctgggtattttcgtgtttctataacccatcgaactctgacatggattacaggatcttttccgtgcgcacttggtcttgtgcttgcgtgtacacacgaagggggataagccactagcaggtctgcacataagttgacctgtgagatcggaaaaatctccacacttaaaccaccaggcggccgcaggcgggattcgaaccctcgatcttccgattaagaggctgacgtcttaccaccccgccacagcgcccgtccaaATATGAAGTAAAAATTACAATATGATTAAAACTCCGAAAGATATCAACTATTGGGTGGAATATTCAGATTTACCCTTGAAGATTCCCACAAGCCCAGCCCAAACCCCTTGTTTGTGCTTGTTTTGTTAGTCTATCAAATTGAGTATGCACCTTTTGTTTACTGTAGTTTCCATTTTCAGTGTTGAAGTTCATGTTTCCCTTGGTGAATAGCATGAATGAAGAGCAGGATGCCTGGAAACACACCACCTTGTAACTTAATGAAAGCAAGCAGACAAACCAGGGTTTCTAAAACCTGACAGTCAAGTTCTCTTCCATTGCTTGCAGGCACAGCTATGAACGTCCCACACCAATCCAGGCCCAGGCTATCCCAGCCATTATGTCAGGGCGTGACCTGATCGGGATCGCAAAGACTGGCAGTGGTAAAACCCTGGGCTTTGTTCTGCCCATGCTGAGGCACATTATGGATCAACCACCCATCGATGAAGGAGATGGGCCTGTGGGTGAGTCACAAACCTGCACGAACCAAGGGAAGCTGGAAGTAATAGTTTACAGGTTTGAAACCCTACTGTAGACAATTTGGATTTTAAGTGTGGATGAGGACTTTTGAGTTTTAATTCAAAAGGCAAAGCATTATGTAACTTTGCTCACTGCGGTTTTTTTATTTAATGAACGAGGCCATATATAAATATTACTATAGGCTAAGCTGGTTTTACCAGCAAGAAAGACTTTGGGGACAAAATTCAGATATGCACATTCCCAACACTTTTTGTCACAGCTGATTTGTATTATATTTGAGTTGTATTTGAGTTAAATGAATGTTCTGCTCGCaaacacattattttatttgtaattCCTTAATCGGCTGATGAATCTGGGTGTTAAAAGTTTCTAGGGGTGTATTCTTCAACAGTCATGATGGCTCATCTGATCTTTCGGTGTACTAGCTTTGCATTTTTAATATCATTTGAGAACCGTTTCCAAAGTGAAAACATTTCCCTCCATGCTCAACGTTTGGGAAGACTGTTTCAGTTCCTACAGTGCACACGACACAGGCTGGTTTTCAAGATAACCACCCTCCGTGTTGTACATGAATTATGTTAGTTTTGTCCCTATACTTTCTGATGGCGTGTTTCAGCTGTGATCATGACGCCTACACGTGAGCTGGCTTTGCAGATCTCGACAGAGTGCCGCAAGTTCACCAAACCACTGGCCATGCACGTGGTCTGTGTTTACGGGGGCACTGGCATCTCCGAGCAAATCGCTGAACTGAAACGAGGCTGTGAGATCATCGTATGTACCCCTGGCAGAATGATTGACATGCTGTCTGCCAACAGTGGTGAGTTATTTCGAATAAATTGGTTTGGTGAGAAACGGATTTATCGGTATGTTGTGGATTTTATGTTACGCTTTTGACTGCCATCTAAGAGTTACTTATCAGACCAAACTAAAACATTACGAGTTGTATTAGTTCTGAGGCacagtcttcttcttgttcgcTGTTCTGAGGCACAGTCAGTGCTCCTATAATCTCCCAGTTAACTCAGTTTTATTTGAAAGGACTGTTTTATTAATGTCAGGATGTTAGTGAGGACAGAAAGTCACAGATATTTACAGTGTGAGATTTGAAACTTAGTGCCATTATTTTTGCTTTGAAACACCCATCTTGCACAAAAACTATTGTTATTCTTGTACACAAAGAACAGTGCTATCAAAGATGCATGCTGCATTGCTTACTGGTCAGATTGTTTTGTAAGACTCAACTCCGTTGCTTCAGGGGTGTACCGTTGAAGAGCTGTTTTTTCACCTCTGAATtcatttgtgttttttattttcttgATACAATTTTCTCGCAAtgattgttgtttattttttttcaacatgttttcacACTTTTGCCGGTCTTTGCAGGGCGTGTAACCAATTTACGTCGCTGTACGTACATTGTGCTGGATGAAGCTGATCGTATGTTTGACATGGGCTTTGAGCCACAGGTGAGGGAATCAAAACCCTTCTTTACCTAATAAGCTTTCATTATGCAGAGGTGCTCATGTCAGGAATGTCTTTGCATACCCAAGTTTGAGAATTCTGATTATTATTCATCCTGATATGTGGCAGTAAAATAGGCATCCACTCAAAACACTTTCATACAGTGTGTAGTGACTGTGTGATTTAGAGTTGCTCTGGAGTCAGGTATTGTTATGGAATTTTCCTAATTGCCATAGTTCAAAAGGTTTGGATTTTATTAGATTGCATTAATTTGTCAAGTCATATATGTCTGCATACTACcttcttcatttatttatttttggtttgctttgttttttgtaaatgtCTAATTCTCTAAATCCTACTCTGGGTGGCCTCGTTTAACATTATATTAGGTCACCATTTTTAACTGAGAGACAGTTTTGTTTGGTGTGGTATGAGGCCAAGTGCAATATGTAAAGAAGTCCTTTATCAACTTTTTGTGTGAAGGTGATGAGGATCATGGACAATGTGCGTCCAGACCGTCAGACAGTGATGTTCTCTGCAACCTTTCCCCGTCAGATGGAGGCGCTGGCTCGTCGCATACTCAACAAACCCATTGAGGTGCAAGTAGGGGGCCGCAGCGTGGTGTGCAAAGAGGTCACCCAGAATGTGGTGAGTGGAGTCTCTTGTCTGGATTTGAACGGATGAGCAGCCCTTACTTAGTGTCTAAATATTTTGACcataaaaaaggaagaaaaaaatcaaggtGATCAAGATTATTGTGAGTTTGTCATTGGAACATGTTTAACAGGGGGGATAATGTGACAGAGACTAATGCTGTGGTGAActttatttgtgtttatttagTCCAGTGTGGTGATGGTAGCTTGCAGAGAATGTAAACTAGGGTTTGGTTTTGGTGAACTTGGTACTTGTATGTCCTCTGATTATAATATGAAGAGCACAGAGagtttgatacatgtatgtatgtctcccTCATTATACTGGTGAAGGAGAAAGAATGGGGCATAGTTCGACTGTAGTTAAATTGGCCTGTGtatgtttttctttgtattgTTGTGCAAGGAAGGAACTGAGAGTGTGAGCTGGAGTTTGATTGAAGCgtcttgcatgtgtgtgtgtttgcctccCTGGACTGCACCTGGACGGTGGTGTTTTTGATGGATATTCCCAGATTGTGAAAGAAGGTGACCGGGAGTGTGGTCTAGAGTTTGACTGCAGCCTGCTTATCATTGACTTGTCTGTGCAGATCATGATAGAGGAGGTAGAGTTTGACTGCAGCCTGCTTATCATTGACTTGTCTGTGCAGATCGTGATAGAGGAGGTAGAGTTTGACTGCAGCCTGCCTATCATTGACCTGTCTGTGCAGATCGTGATAGAGGAGGTAGAGTTTGACTGCAGCCTACTTATTATTGACCTGTCTGAGCAGATCGTGATAGAGGAGCTAGAGTTTGACTGCAGTCTACTTATCATTTACGTGTCTGTGCAGATCGTGATAGAGGAGGACAAGAAGCTGTTCAAGCTACTGGAGTTGCTGGGCAACTTAAGTGACGAGGGCAGCACCCTGGTCTTTGTGGACAAGCAGGAGAATGCCGACGAGGTGATGAAGCAGCTCATGAAGCACGCCTACCCGTGCATGGCGCTGCACGGTGGCATTGACCAGTACGACAGGGATTCCACCATCAATGACTTCAAAAATGGCGTCTTTAAAATCATGGTGggttgtatgttttgtggtggGTGTGCGAAAAACCTTGTCTGACCAAACAACCTGACAAAGAGAGAATGGTACAGTGGAATCGCCCTTTAGagattatgaacaaaaagtctgaaaaagtaaggtcttaaaaggggggaggtcttaaattgggggacttaaaagtggggttccactgtatactcaTTTTTAGTAACTTTTGTCCTTTGCGTGCGTTCTCCTGAAGGTACGGTTTGCAGCAGTTCAGATTTTTTGCATTGGAATGAGAAAGTGTTGAGTGTAGAATCACTTATGTTTTGAAGGGTTTAGGCAAGAAAAGGTGGTGTGCCTTTCATGCCAGTTTCAGAACTCGTGAGTAGAGGTAGTTTTGTTCACTTCAACATGATTAGCAAGACATCATTCAGTGATGTGcagactcaactcaactcaactcaactcaaatttattaatccatatggaaattatgttgtaacaatactcatttccaatcaaaagaataagaatgcatactaaacacagtctcactaacgcaaacagtcatccgtcaagtcaattctgccaactcacaactcactcacacaacaacagcaacagcaatacaatttaacaaaaaccataattccaataacaaaaagacgtccaagagtccacctccacatctacgcacacacaaggtttacaaagcaccacatgtcgactagaacaccgcacatttgggctacggtaatacagttactaaaaatacatactttacagataacccagcaacagagtacagtaataattatgacagagaaacatgatagaggcctctaacatgtgattggttgaaagcatggatagctctgggaacaaaagaattgcggaaacgtgacgttctagcaaccatagccctcagtctaccactcctgtcaatgcgtcgagagtcaaattcaggtttcagtgggtgtgtctcgtcagccaaaattgaggtcagtcggtcagtcagtcgtctctggcaaactgattcaatggtctcttgtttcctgcctacaacagatccagccttcttgactagcttttctagcctgtcactatcctgtttactaaggttacccccccagcacacacatgcatatgtcaACACGCTACCAACAGTGGACAGATAGAACATCTGCAGGATGTCATTACGAACAGAGAACGATCTAAGCTTCCAAAGACAGTACATGCGCGTGTGCGCTTTCTTCAAGATTTGGTCAGTGTTGGCATGCCAAGACAGCTTGTTGTCGATCACTACACCTAGGTAGCGATAGCTTTCAACCTGCTCGACTTCAACACCAGCTATCACGATAGGCTTGTGTGCTACCTTTTTTCTTCTAGtgtcaaaaatcatttctttagtTTTTCCTGTGTTCAAGTCCAGGTAATTCTCGTCGCACCAGTCCACAAAGCTGCTAACTTCTTGTCtgtagtgtgtgtcattgtcgtcAGTAATCTGTCCTGTAAGTCCAGTATCGTCAG
It encodes the following:
- the LOC138959190 gene encoding probable ATP-dependent RNA helicase DDX46 isoform X1, yielding MPRLSRSYRKRSSSRERSKNLKKRRSRSRSTERNRRSRSRDRSRRSRSRDKKRSRSRDRKDKESKDKSKRRRSRSTDRDKDHSKSSKDSHSHSHAHRSRKSHTPERKIAHREGAITVKDEPISKEEEQKHLEEEMQKRRERIEKWRQERKKQQELVPINIAMPTKQWTLEDEDDDDEEEEAKNNGGDPDEEVDPLDAYMQSVNEEVKPVGPDKQDADAIDKVQFVTAIVKKKVDPSKTKGELMESNADAMEYSSEEEEEDLDMLMMAKKKKELNLVDHDKIYYAPYRKNFYVEVPEIANMTAEEAEVLRAEMEGIKVRGKNCPKPIRTWAQCGVNKKILDAMKKHSYERPTPIQAQAIPAIMSGRDLIGIAKTGSGKTLGFVLPMLRHIMDQPPIDEGDGPVAVIMTPTRELALQISTECRKFTKPLAMHVVCVYGGTGISEQIAELKRGCEIIVCTPGRMIDMLSANSGRVTNLRRCTYIVLDEADRMFDMGFEPQVMRIMDNVRPDRQTVMFSATFPRQMEALARRILNKPIEVQVGGRSVVCKEVTQNVIVIEEDKKLFKLLELLGNLSDEGSTLVFVDKQENADEVMKQLMKHAYPCMALHGGIDQYDRDSTINDFKNGVFKIMVATSVAARGLDVKHLNLVVNYDCPNHYEDYVHRCGRTGRAGNKGFAYTFITPEQERYTGEIIRAMELSESPVPPDLAKLWNDYKEKAKAEGRSIKSASGFKGKGFKFDEMEAQLADDRRKVQKAALGLHDSDDEDAGMDIEQKIEDMFASRKRVTDVAKPMPGQPQMMNMPNMQNLPGLPPQMNQGLMGPLPPFTFNFGPIPLVVQQQTGGKLELAKRLAAKINMQRNLGPDAPDITQLAAASIMKGGNIAAPQVASKTIAEQKAEKINAKLGYRPPSDEMEESETPAETFKRYEEELDINDFPQTARWKVTSKDALGQICEYSEAGITVRGTYIPPGKEPKEGERRLYLAIEATSELAISKAKKEITRLIKEELVRLQNSYQPINKGRYKVL
- the LOC138959190 gene encoding probable ATP-dependent RNA helicase DDX46 isoform X2, with the protein product MPRLSRSYRKRSSSRERSKNLKKRRSRSRSTERNRRSRSRDRSRRSRSRDKKRSRSRDRKDKESKDKSKRRRSRSTDRDKDHSKSKDSHSHSHAHRSRKSHTPERKIAHREGAITVKDEPISKEEEQKHLEEEMQKRRERIEKWRQERKKQQELVPINIAMPTKQWTLEDEDDDDEEEEAKNNGGDPDEEVDPLDAYMQSVNEEVKPVGPDKQDADAIDKVQFVTAIVKKKVDPSKTKGELMESNADAMEYSSEEEEEDLDMLMMAKKKKELNLVDHDKIYYAPYRKNFYVEVPEIANMTAEEAEVLRAEMEGIKVRGKNCPKPIRTWAQCGVNKKILDAMKKHSYERPTPIQAQAIPAIMSGRDLIGIAKTGSGKTLGFVLPMLRHIMDQPPIDEGDGPVAVIMTPTRELALQISTECRKFTKPLAMHVVCVYGGTGISEQIAELKRGCEIIVCTPGRMIDMLSANSGRVTNLRRCTYIVLDEADRMFDMGFEPQVMRIMDNVRPDRQTVMFSATFPRQMEALARRILNKPIEVQVGGRSVVCKEVTQNVIVIEEDKKLFKLLELLGNLSDEGSTLVFVDKQENADEVMKQLMKHAYPCMALHGGIDQYDRDSTINDFKNGVFKIMVATSVAARGLDVKHLNLVVNYDCPNHYEDYVHRCGRTGRAGNKGFAYTFITPEQERYTGEIIRAMELSESPVPPDLAKLWNDYKEKAKAEGRSIKSASGFKGKGFKFDEMEAQLADDRRKVQKAALGLHDSDDEDAGMDIEQKIEDMFASRKRVTDVAKPMPGQPQMMNMPNMQNLPGLPPQMNQGLMGPLPPFTFNFGPIPLVVQQQTGGKLELAKRLAAKINMQRNLGPDAPDITQLAAASIMKGGNIAAPQVASKTIAEQKAEKINAKLGYRPPSDEMEESETPAETFKRYEEELDINDFPQTARWKVTSKDALGQICEYSEAGITVRGTYIPPGKEPKEGERRLYLAIEATSELAISKAKKEITRLIKEELVRLQNSYQPINKGRYKVL